Proteins encoded together in one Candidatus Sulfotelmatobacter sp. window:
- a CDS encoding methylmalonyl-CoA mutase family protein, with amino-acid sequence MEKKPLKPQVAERPIADVFENRHPSDGEKQWAEKTLAPTLEKTPERPIGAPTGTNLDEHGRARFTTISGLPIRRLYTQADLPENWSEETYLGYPGQSPYTRGIHATGYRGKLFTMRQFSGFASPEETNQRYKYLLEHGGSGLSVAFDLPTLMGYDSDHAASEGEVGKCGVAIDSLEDMEILFSGIDLEKTTVSMTINSPASVLWAMYLVVAEKQGADWKKISGTIQNDILKEYIAQKEYIYPPAPSMRLVIDTFEFGSKFTPRFNTISISGYHIREAGSTALQELAFTLYDGVEYVEWARRRGLDVDEFGPRLSFFFNAHNDFFEEIAKYRAARKIWYRVMKERFGAKNQRTWLMRFHTQTAGVSLPAQQPRNNIARVAIQALAAVLGGTQSLHTDSYDEALALPTEEAARIALRTQQIIAYESGVTQTVDPLGGSYFLENLTLQMENGAFDYFSKMDAMGGMVKAIERGYPQKEIAEASYQYQRAVEAREKVIVGANEFVIEEESPNILYIDESVARQQSAKLNTLRARRSNDEVRRTLDALKKAAGKEPKAGTNGNVSSANTMPFIVDAVRAYATVGEICEALRQVYGTYTEISIT; translated from the coding sequence GAAAAAACTCCGGAGCGGCCGATCGGCGCGCCTACGGGCACGAATCTCGACGAGCACGGCCGCGCCCGCTTTACAACGATTTCCGGTCTTCCCATTCGCAGACTCTACACACAGGCCGATCTGCCGGAAAATTGGAGCGAAGAAACTTATCTTGGCTATCCCGGCCAATCGCCCTATACGCGCGGCATTCACGCTACCGGGTATCGCGGCAAGCTTTTCACCATGCGGCAGTTTTCCGGCTTCGCGTCGCCCGAAGAAACCAATCAGCGCTACAAATATTTGCTCGAGCATGGCGGCAGCGGACTCTCCGTCGCGTTCGACTTGCCGACGCTGATGGGCTACGACTCCGATCATGCGGCGAGCGAAGGCGAAGTCGGCAAGTGCGGCGTGGCCATCGATTCGCTGGAAGACATGGAAATTCTTTTTAGTGGCATCGATCTCGAGAAGACCACTGTCTCGATGACCATCAACTCGCCTGCGTCCGTGCTGTGGGCAATGTATCTGGTGGTGGCGGAAAAGCAGGGAGCCGACTGGAAAAAGATTTCTGGCACCATTCAGAACGACATTCTTAAAGAATACATTGCGCAGAAGGAGTATATCTATCCGCCGGCGCCGTCGATGCGGCTGGTCATTGATACGTTCGAGTTCGGCTCCAAGTTCACTCCGCGATTCAACACAATTTCAATCAGCGGATATCACATTCGCGAGGCCGGTTCAACGGCGCTCCAGGAATTGGCTTTCACTTTGTATGACGGCGTGGAATATGTAGAGTGGGCGCGCCGGCGCGGCCTCGACGTCGACGAATTCGGTCCCCGCCTGAGCTTTTTTTTCAACGCGCATAACGATTTTTTTGAAGAGATCGCCAAGTACCGCGCGGCCCGCAAAATCTGGTATCGCGTGATGAAAGAGCGATTCGGCGCGAAGAACCAGCGCACCTGGCTGATGCGCTTTCACACGCAGACCGCAGGCGTGTCGCTGCCGGCGCAGCAACCGAGGAACAACATCGCCCGCGTCGCGATCCAGGCTCTGGCCGCAGTGCTCGGCGGCACGCAATCGCTGCATACCGATTCTTACGATGAAGCACTTGCACTCCCCACCGAAGAGGCCGCGCGCATCGCGCTGCGTACGCAGCAAATCATTGCCTACGAATCGGGGGTAACCCAAACGGTCGATCCGCTCGGCGGATCGTATTTCTTAGAAAACTTAACCCTGCAAATGGAAAACGGCGCATTCGATTATTTCAGCAAGATGGACGCGATGGGCGGTATGGTCAAGGCCATCGAGCGGGGCTATCCCCAGAAAGAGATCGCCGAAGCGTCGTACCAGTACCAGCGCGCGGTCGAGGCCCGCGAGAAAGTGATTGTCGGCGCCAATGAGTTTGTCATTGAAGAAGAGTCGCCGAATATTCTCTACATTGATGAGAGCGTGGCGCGGCAGCAATCGGCAAAGTTGAATACCCTGCGCGCCAGGCGATCGAATGACGAAGTCCGCCGCACGCTCGATGCCCTGAAAAAAGCCGCCGGCAAAGAACCGAAGGCCGGAACTAATGGCAACGTCTCCTCAGCCAACACTATGCCCTTTATCGTGGACGCCGTCCGCGCTTACGCCACGGTCGGCGAAATCTGCGAAGCCTTGCGGCAAGTGTATGGCACGTACACAGAAATCAGCATCACTTAA